The proteins below come from a single Tachypleus tridentatus isolate NWPU-2018 chromosome 13, ASM421037v1, whole genome shotgun sequence genomic window:
- the LOC143240911 gene encoding glucose-6-phosphate isomerase-like, with product MVTEALKAYRCGPNVHFVSNIDGTHLAETLKRLNPETSLFIIASKTFTTQETITNAQSAKTWFLQHAKDDTAVAKHFVALSTNEQKVKEFGIDEKNMFEFWDWVGGRYSLWSAIGLSIALHIGMDNFEQLLTGAHFMDQHFKNMPLERNVPVLLALLGIWYSNFFGAETHALLPYDQYLHRFAAYFQQGDMESNGKYVTRSGAKVNYTTGPIVWGEPGTNGQHAFYQLIHQGTRLIPCDFIAPVKTLNRISDGIHHEILLANFLAQTEALMRGKDQGRS from the exons ATGGTGACTGAAGCACTGAAGGCATATCGCTGTGGGCcaaatgttcattttgtttcaaatattgatGGTACTCACTTAGCAGAAACGTTGAAACGTCTGAACCCAGAAACTTCTCTTTTTATTATTGCCTCTAAG ACATTTACAACGCAGGAAACTATTACCAATGCACAATCAGCTAAAACTTGGTTCTTACAGCATGCCAAGGAT GACACTGCAGTAGCTAAGCATTTTGTTGCTTTGTCAACCAATGAA caAAAGGTGAAAGAATTTGGGATTGATGAAAAGAACATGTTTGAGTTTTGGGat TGGGTTGGAGGAAGGTACTCTTTGTGGTCAGCAATTGGCTTGTCCATTGCTTTGcatattg GAATGGACAATTTTGAACAACTTCTCACAGGAGCTCACTTCATGGatcaacatttcaaaaatatgcCTCTGGAAAGAAAT GTTCCTGTGTTACTGGCCTTATTAGGAATTTGGTATAGCAACTTCTTTGGAGCTGAAACCCATGCACTTCTACCTTATGATCAA TACCTTCACAGGTTTGCTGCCTACTTCCAACAAGGTGACATGGAATCTAATGGAAAGTATGTAACTCGTAGTGGTGCGAAAGTGAACTACACTACAGGCCCTATTGTATGGGGTGAACCAGGAACAAATGGGCAACATGCATTTTACCAACTAATCCATCAAG GCACCAGGCTGATTCCATGTGATTTCATTGCTCCTGTTAAGACACTGAATCGTATCAGTGATGGAATCCATCATGAA
- the LOC143237451 gene encoding WW domain-containing oxidoreductase-like, protein MASFYQKLIAKMNFHLAGKNESALDGKVFYVNHETKSTQWMHPSSGKKKKVSGGNVKSFWNNTVS, encoded by the exons ATGGCATCATTTTACCAGAAACTGATAGCTAAGATGAACTTCCACCTGGCTGGGAAGAACGAGTCCGCGTTGGATGGGAAAGTGTTTTATGTCAA TCATGAAACAAAAAGCACACAGTGGATGCATCCTTCTtctggaaaaaagaaaaaagtttctgGAGGTAATGTTAAGAGTTTTTGGAATAATACAGTATCATga